Proteins from one Staphylococcus sp. IVB6214 genomic window:
- the gmk gene encoding guanylate kinase, with translation MDTEKGLLIVLSGPSGVGKGTVRKRIFDDPHTSYKYSISMTTRDMREGEQDGVDYFFKSRNEFEQLIEQDAFIEYAEYVGNYYGTPVQYVKDTMNEGHDVFLEIEVEGAKQVRKKFPDALFIFLAPPSLDHLKERLIGRGTESSEKIQRRVDEARKEVEMMNLYDYVVVNDEVDLAKDRIKSIVEAEHLKRERIEAKYRKMLLEAKK, from the coding sequence ATGGATACTGAAAAAGGCTTACTTATCGTTCTTTCAGGCCCGTCTGGTGTAGGGAAGGGAACTGTGAGAAAACGTATTTTTGATGATCCCCATACATCTTACAAATATTCAATCTCAATGACGACACGTGATATGCGAGAAGGCGAGCAAGATGGCGTGGACTATTTCTTCAAATCACGTAATGAGTTTGAGCAATTAATTGAACAAGATGCATTTATTGAGTACGCAGAATATGTAGGGAACTACTATGGGACACCTGTTCAATATGTAAAAGATACAATGAATGAAGGACATGATGTCTTTCTTGAGATTGAAGTAGAGGGTGCGAAACAAGTGCGTAAGAAGTTTCCTGATGCATTGTTTATCTTTTTAGCACCACCAAGTCTGGACCATCTTAAAGAGCGATTGATTGGTCGTGGTACTGAGTCATCTGAAAAGATTCAACGTCGTGTGGATGAAGCACGTAAAGAAGTCGAAATGATGAACTTGTATGACTACGTCGTTGTGAATGACGAAGTAGACTTAGCGAAAGATCGTATAAAATCAATTGTGGAAGCAGAACATCTAAAGCGTGAACGCATCGAAGCAAAATATCGAAAAATGTTATTGGAGGCCAAAAAGTAA
- the rpoZ gene encoding DNA-directed RNA polymerase subunit omega, whose translation MLYPPLHHLQDKVNSKYLIATTAAKRAREIQEDPEGLLLDDYTSKKTVGRALEEMASSKVKPNVDLKDY comes from the coding sequence ATGTTATATCCACCGTTACATCATTTACAAGATAAAGTTAACTCTAAATACTTAATTGCAACTACTGCAGCAAAACGTGCGAGAGAGATTCAAGAAGACCCTGAAGGATTATTGCTCGATGATTACACGAGCAAGAAGACGGTGGGACGTGCCTTGGAAGAGATGGCTTCAAGCAAAGTTAAGCCGAATGTAGACCTAAAAGATTATTAA